A genomic region of Carassius auratus strain Wakin unplaced genomic scaffold, ASM336829v1 scaf_tig00215868, whole genome shotgun sequence contains the following coding sequences:
- the sgsm1a gene encoding small G protein signaling modulator 1 isoform X3, with amino-acid sequence MTSTTAEAETRQRLLRNVKKEVKQIMEEAVTRKFVHEDSSHIVSFCAAVEACVLHGLKRRAAGFLRSNKIAALFTKVGKSFPPAEELCRKAQELELVFESKRSQSISYSESNRKMTKVPNFSPQAVRHLWIHTALIEKVLDKIVLYLVENSSKFYEKEAILMDPVDGPILASLLVGPCALEYTKMKTADHFWTDPSADELVQRHRIHSGHCRQDSPTKRPALCIQKRHSSSSMDERPSPSPFARDYVESLHQNSRATLLFGKNNVLVQPRDDMEAIPGYLSLHQTADSMTLKWTPNQLMNGSMGDLDYETSVYWDYAMTIRLEEIVYLHCHQQVDCGGTVVLVSQDGIQRPPLRFPRGGHLLQFLSCLENGLLPHGQLDPPLWSQRGKGKVFPKLKKRCPQGSSDSVSDKEEEEATDYVFRIVFPNRQSEFAAPELIDQGVNMWHPTPRKSSCSSCSQSSFSEGALPNGCNHERAPLKLLCDNMKNQIISRAFYGWLAYCRHLSTVRTHLSGLVNHTIVEPDVPTDAYAGLTTEVWQKFLEDCSTYEEKDLLRLVYFGGVDPTLRKEVWPFLLGHYQFGMSEAERKEVDDQMRACYEQTMSEWLGCEAIVRQREKEQHAVALAKCSSGASTDSTTQRIMHRDSTISNESSQSCSSGRQRDSRLQSDSSSSTQVFESVEEVDQIESEPKSEDMKQVSKISNGTPQNGTSSPDSGHPSSRNFSVTSGQSDSLSTEDSGIHDPSLKVQLQLAVSKERFESSSGEEGKLTEEVGTKSERSKKATESSDKRAEVETGELKTARDAFEAPSAAHSQMTEIEVGESPERTLTSKIEALAEQTESNIPKATEAVDSTPPEPKMNENQVNVDIERSHMGIKDIRAIQENPLVTKDHKLSDALVQKKVVAETPVSISKDDDTEEETAKTNETSQDKDSKTYLDDANNISGTQIALRPGDEKEKTTMKTSDLPNEAGTAASVLPKTTGKEKIEEKVVIMRTTHKDMQRNAPVVEEMVVPLVHEAFSTREMGEHDATESDESPSAIEMEEIPIAKVSMAWERKSSPRSKGNEQAAVPILELRLEEAHGKPSSDGMNSEEPEMESLCPQLDSLAVNTTIEAISPVSSIGTTYSQELLDMYTLNLHRIDKDVQRCDRNYWYFTPANLEKLRNIMCSYIWQHLEIGYVQGMCDLLAPLLVILDDEAMAFSCFTELMKRMNQNFPHGGAMDTHFANMRSLIQILDAELFELMHQNGDYTHFYFCYRWFLLDFKRELVYDDVFAVWEVIWAARCVSSSHFVLFIALALVEIYRDIILENNMDFTDIIKFFNEMAEHHNIKHILTLARDLVCKVQTLIENK; translated from the exons GTCAAGCAGATCATGGAGGAAGCAGTCACAAGGAAGTTTGTTCATGAAGACAGCAGCCATATTGTCTCATTCTGTG cTGCTGTTGAAGCCTGTGTACTTCATGGGTTGAAGCGGAGAGCTGCTGGTTTCCTACGAAGCAACAAGATAGCTGCACTCTTCACCAAAGTGGGCAAAAGCTTCCCTCCAGCTGAGGAGCTGTGCAGAAAAGCCCAGGAGCTGGAGCTGGTCTTTGAAAGCAA ACGAAGTCAGTCTATCTCATACAGTGAGAGCAATCGTAAGATGACCAAAGTCCCAAACTTCTCGCCTCAGGCTGTCAGACACTTGTGGATCCACACTGCACTCATTGAGAAAGTGCTGGACAAGATCGTACTGTACCTGGTGGAAAACAGCAG TAAGTTTTACGAGAAGGAGGCTATTCTAATGGATCCTGTGGACGGCCCTATCCTCGCCTCTTTGTTGG TGGGCCCCTGTGCATTAGAGTACACTAAAATGAAGACGGCAGATCATTTTTGGACCGATCCTTCAGCTGACGAGTTGGTGCAAAGGCATCGTATTCACAGTGGCCACTGTCGACAAGACTCACCCACAAAGAGACCTGCCCTCTGC ATTCAGAAAAGACACTCCAGTAGTAGTATGGATGAAAGGCCATCGCCCTCCCCCTTCGCCAGAGACTACGTGGAGTCTCTTCATCAGAATTCCAGAGCAACCCTCCTGTTCGGCAAGAACAACGTACTTGTGCAGCCG AGGGATGATATGGAAGCAATCCCAGGGTACCTCTCTTTACACCAGACGGCTGACAGCATGACTCTGAAATGGACACCAAATCAGCTTATGAACGGGTCCATGGGAGATCTCGACTATGAGACAAG tgtttattgggACTATGCCATGACAATCCGTCTGGAGGAGATTGTGTACTTGCACTGTCATCAGCAGG TGGACTGTGGGGGAACAGTGGTTCTGGTTAGTCAGGATGGGATTCAAAGACCCCCACTTCGTTTTCCCCGTGGTGGTCACCTCCTACAGTTCCTCTCCTGTCTGGAAAATGGTCTGCTGCCTCACGGTCAGCTAGACCCCCCACTTTGGTCCCAGAGAGGAAAG GGTAAAGTATTTCCTAAGCTAAAGAAGAGATGTCCACAGGGATCCTCAGACTCTGTCTCAGAcaaagaagaggaagaagcaaCAGATTATGTCTTCCGCATTGTTTTCCCAAACAGGCAGTCAGAATTTG CGGCTCCAGAATTGATCGATCAGGGAGTAAACATGTGGCACCCAACACCAAGGAAATCATCTTGCTCTTCCTGCTCACAGAGTAGTTTCTCTGAGGGAGCACTGCCTAATGGATGCAACCATGAAAG GGCCCCTCTGAAGTTGCTGTGTGACAATATGAAGAACCAGATCATCTCCCGAGCTTTCTATGGAT GGCTGGCATACTGTCGTCACCTGTCCACGGTACGCACTCACCTGTCTGGCCTTGTCAATCACACTATTGTGGAACCAGATGTGCCCACTGATGCCTATGCTGGGCTCACAACAGAAGTGTGGCAGAAGTTTCTTGAAGACTGCAGt ACCTATGAGGAGAAGGATTTACTGAGGCTAGTTTATTTCGGTGGAGTTGACCCTACTTTGCGAAAGGAAGTCTGGCCTTTCCTGCTGGGTCATTACCAATTTgggatgtctgaggctgagagaAAAGAG gtgGATGATCAGATGCGAGCTTGCTACGAGCAGACAATGAGTGAATGGCTAGGGTGCGAGGCCATTGTTAGGCAGAGAGAAAAAGAACAGCACGCTGTGGCGTTAGCCAAGTGTTCGTCTGGGGCGAGTACAGACAGCACCACACAAAGAATAATGCACCGTGACTCCACCATCAGTAATGAG TCCTCGCAGAGCTGTAGTTCAGGCAGGCAAAGAGATTCCAGGCTGCAGAGCGACTCCAGCAGCAGTACTCAA GTGTTTGAGTCTGTTGAAGAAGTCGACCAGATTGAGTCTGAACCCAAGAGTGAAGACATGAAACAGGTTTCCAAAATCTCAAATGGAACACCCCAAAATGGCACCAGTTCCCCAGACTCTGGTCACCCCTCTTCCAGAAACTTCTCTGTTACTTCCGGTCAGTCGGACTCCTTGAGCACAGAAGACAGTGGGATACATGACCCAAGCCTTAAAGTGCAGCTACAGCTAGCAGTATCAAAGGAAAGGTTTGAAAGTTCATCTGGAGAGGAAGGAAAGCTGACTGAGGAAG TTGGGACAAAATCAGAGAGAAGCAAGAAAGCCACAGAGAGCTCCGATAAAAGGGCAGAGGTCGAGACAGGGGAGTTGAAAACAGCTCGAGATGCTTTTGAGGCTCCTTCAGCAGCTCACAGCCAAATGACCGAAATAGAAGTGGGCGAATCTCCAGAGAGAACTTTGACATCAAAAATTGAAGCATTGGCAGAGCAAACTGAGTCAAATATTCCCAAAGCAACAGAGGCCGTGGACTCGACTCCTCCAGAGCCGAAGATGAATGAGAATCAGGTAAATGTGGACATTGAAAGGTCCCACATGGGAATTAAAGATATTAGAGCAATCCAAGAGAATCCTTTGGTAACAAAAGATCATAAATTATCAGATGCACTTGTGCAGAAGAAGGTTGTAGCTGAAACACCGGTGTCTATTTCAAAGGACGATGATACAGAGGAAGAAACGGCAAAAACCAATGAAACAAGCCAAGATAAAGACTCCAAGACATACTTAGATGATGCCAACAATATTAGTGGCACACAAATAGCTTTAAGACCAGGTGATGAGAAAGAGAAGACGACTATGAAGACCAGTGATTTACCCAATGAAGCTGGAACGGCAGCATCGGTACTCCCAAAAACCACTGGTAAAGAGAAAATAGAAGAGAAAGTTGTTATTATGAGGACCACACACAAAGATATGCAGAGAAATGCTCCAGTAGTTGAGGAGATGGTGGTTCCTTTGGTGCATGAAGCTTTTAGCACAAGAGAGATGGGTGAACATGATGCAACTGAGTCCGACGAGTCTCCCTCTGCCATTGAAATGGAAGAAATTCCTATAGCTAAAGTGTCCATGGCCTGGGAAAGGAAGAGTTCACCCAGAAGCAAGGGTAATGAGCAGGCAGCTGTACCTATATTGGAACTCAGGCTGGAGGAAGCTCATGGAAAGCCCAGCTCTGATGGAATGAATTCTGAGGAGCCGGAGATGGAGAGTCTTTGCCCACAGCTTGATTCACTGGCTGTGAACACTACGATTGAAGCTATCTCTCCAGTTTCCTCTATAGGCACCACTTATTCT CAAGAGCTTTTGGACATGTACACTCTAAATCTGCACCGCATAGATAAAGACGTGCAGCGCTGTGACCGAAATTACTGGTACTTTACACCTGCTAACTTGGAGAAACTGCGCAATATCATGTGCAG TTATATCTGGCAGCACCTGGAAATTGGATATGTCCAGGGCATGTGTGACCTGCTCGCTCCCTTGTTAGTTATTCTAGATGATG AGGCCATGGCTTTCAGCTGTTTCACTGAACTAATGAAAAGGATGAATCAAAATTTTCCTCATGGAGGTGCGATGGACACCCACTTTGCCAACATGAGATCTCTTATCCAG ATCCTAGACGCAGAGCTGTTTGAGCTCATGCATCAGAATGGAGACTACACCCACTTCTACTTCTGCTATCGCTGGTTTCTTCTTGACTTTAAAAGAG AGTTGGTGTATGATGATGTGTTCGCTGTTTGGGAGGTCATCTGGGCTGCTAGGTGTGTTTCCTCCAGCCATTTCGTGCTCTTCATTGCTCTTGCATTGGTGGAGATTTACAGAGACATCATTCTAGAAAACAATATGGACTTCACAGACATCATCAAGTTTTTCAATG aaaTGGCTGAGCATCACAATATCAAGCATATTCTGACCCTGGCTCGAGACCTGGTGTGCAAAGTGCAAACACTTATAGAGAACAAGTGA